A single genomic interval of Gossypium raimondii isolate GPD5lz chromosome 11, ASM2569854v1, whole genome shotgun sequence harbors:
- the LOC105803133 gene encoding sulfate transporter 3.1 isoform X1 translates to MGNADYVYPSTNEYRQCAHPVAVPPPQPFFKSFKNSLKETFFPDDPLRQFKNKTPSRKFFLGLQYFLPILEWGPRYTFQFLKSDLISGITIASLAIPQGISYAKLANLPPILGLYSSFIPPLIYAMMGSSRDLAVGTVAVASLLIGSMLGDEVNATENPALYLHLAFTATFFAGLLQASLGLLRLGFIVDFLSHATIVGFMGGAATVVILQQLKGILGLQHFTQSTDIISVLRSVFSQIHEWRWESGVLGAIFLFFLLLSRYFQSKKRPKFFWISAMAPLTTVILGSLLVYLTHAEKHGVDVIGNLKKGLNPPSFGDFVFTSPYFTTAVKTGMITGIIALAEGIAVGRSFAMFKNYNIDGNKEMVAIGTMNIVGSCFSCYLTTGPFSRSAVNFNAGCKTAMSNVVMAIAVMFTLLFLTPLFHYTPLVVLSAIIISAMLGLIDYEAAIHLWKVDKFDFVVCMGAYIGVVFASVEVGLVIAVAISVLRLLLFVARPKTFILGNLPNSTIYRSVEQYPTTNDVPGILILQIDAPIYFANSSYLRERISRWIDEEEDKLKSTGETSLQYVIFNMSAVGNIDTSGISMLEEVKKITDRRGLKLVLANPGAEVMKKLNKSKFIETIGKEWIYLTVGEAVEACNYKLHTCKPDATTEDSQPWNNV, encoded by the exons ATGGGCAACGCTGATTATGTGTACCCTTCCACCAATGAGTACCGTCAATGTGCTCACCCAGTGGCGGTTCCTCCGCCACAACCATTCTTCAAGTCATTCAAAAACTCTCTCAAGGAGACGTTTTTCCCAGATGACCCACTTCGACAATTCAAGAACAAAACACCCTCTCGGAAGTTTTTTCTGGGACTGCAATATTTCTTGCCCATTCTTGAATGGGGTCCTCGTTACACCTTCCAGTTCTTGAAATCTGACCTCATTTCGGGGATCACCATAGCCAGTCTTGCTATCCCTCAGGGTATTAGCTATGCAAAGCTAGCTAACTTGCCGCCTATACTCGGCCTAT ATTCAAGCTTTATTCCACCACTGATTTATGCGATGATGGGAAGTTCAAGAGATTTGGCAGTAGGGACTGTTGCAGTTGCATCACTTCTCATAGGTTCTATGTTGGGGGACGAAGTAAACGCTACTGAGAATCCTGCGCTTTATCTTCACCTTGCTTTCACAGCAACTTTTTTCGCCGGCCTTCTGCAAGCTTCCTTAGGCCTCTTAAG GCTAGGGTTTATAGTGGATTTCCTTTCACATGCGACGATAGTAGGGTTCATGGGAGGAGCAGCCACCGTAGTGATATTGCAACAGCTAAAGGGAATTCTGGGACTTCAACACTTCACTCAATCTACTGATATTATCTCCGTCTTGCGCTCAGTGTTTTCCCAGATTCATGAg TGGAGATGGGAGAGTGGTGTGCTGGGCgctattttccttttcttcctccTCCTCAGCAGATACTTC CAGAGTAAAAAACGACCCAAATTCTTCTGGATATCAGCAATGGCACCTTTGACAACGGTCATTCTTGGAAGTCTACTCGTTTACTTGACCCATGCTGAAAAACACGGTGTTGATGTG ATTGGAAACTTGAAGAAAGGGTTGAATCCACCTTCTTTTGGGGATTTCGTATTTACCTCTCCCTATTTTACAACAGCTGTGAAGACTGGCATGATCACTGGCATCATTGCTCTTGCT GAAGGAATAGCAGTGGGGAGAAGCTTTGCAATGTTCAAGAACTACAACATTGATGGGAACAAAGAAATGGTAGCCATTGGGACCATGAACATTGTTGGTTCTTGCTTTTCTTGCTATCTCACAACGG GGCCATTCTCTCGATCAGCTGTTAACTTCAATGCGGGATGTAAAACAGCAATGTCGAACGTTGTAATGGCCATTGCAGTTATGTTCACATTGCTGTTCTTAACACCATTGTTCCATTACACTCCCCTCGTAGTGTTGTCTGCAATTATAATCTCTGCAATGCTTGGCCTCATTGATTACGAGGCTGCAATTCATCTTTGGAAAGTCGATAAATTCGATTTCGTTGTGTGTATGGGTGCATATATCGGTGTTGTTTTCGCGAGTGTGGAGGTCGGATTAGTCATAGCG GTTGCTATCTCTGTTCTGAGATTGCTGCTGTTTGTTGCGAGACCGAAGACCTTCATTCTTGGAAACCTTCCGAATTCAACCATCTATAGGAGTGTTGAGCAATATCCAACTACAAACGATGTTCCTGGGATTCTTATACTTCAAATAGATGCTCCAATTTACTTTGCTAATTCAAGCTACTTAAGAGAAAG GATCTCAAGGTGGATTGATGAAGAGGAAGACAAGTTGAAATCTACAGGGGAAACTAGCTTACAGTATGTTATATTTAATATGAGTG CTGTTGGTAACATTGATACCAGTGGAATAAGCATGCTCGAAGAAGTGAAGAAAATAACTGATAGAAGGGGGCTCAAG CTTGTGTTGGCCAACCCAGGAGCTGAAGTGATGAAGAAACTGAACAAATCGAAGTTCATAGAGACAATAGGTAAAGAATGGATATACTTGACAGTAGGAGAAGCTGTTGAAGCCTGCAATTACAAGCTTCATACATGCAAACCAGACGCCACCACTGAGGACTCGCAACCATGGAACAACGTCTAA
- the LOC105803133 gene encoding sulfate transporter 3.1 isoform X2: protein MGNADYVYPSTNEYRQCAHPVAVPPPQPFFKSFKNSLKETFFPDDPLRQFKNKTPSRKFFLGLQYFLPILEWGPRYTFQFLKSDLISGITIASLAIPQGISYAKLANLPPILGLYSSFIPPLIYAMMGSSRDLAVGTVAVASLLIGSMLGDEVNATENPALYLHLAFTATFFAGLLQASLGLLRLGFIVDFLSHATIVGFMGGAATVVILQQLKGILGLQHFTQSTDIISVLRSVFSQIHEWRWESGVLGAIFLFFLLLSRYFSKKRPKFFWISAMAPLTTVILGSLLVYLTHAEKHGVDVIGNLKKGLNPPSFGDFVFTSPYFTTAVKTGMITGIIALAEGIAVGRSFAMFKNYNIDGNKEMVAIGTMNIVGSCFSCYLTTGPFSRSAVNFNAGCKTAMSNVVMAIAVMFTLLFLTPLFHYTPLVVLSAIIISAMLGLIDYEAAIHLWKVDKFDFVVCMGAYIGVVFASVEVGLVIAVAISVLRLLLFVARPKTFILGNLPNSTIYRSVEQYPTTNDVPGILILQIDAPIYFANSSYLRERISRWIDEEEDKLKSTGETSLQYVIFNMSAVGNIDTSGISMLEEVKKITDRRGLKLVLANPGAEVMKKLNKSKFIETIGKEWIYLTVGEAVEACNYKLHTCKPDATTEDSQPWNNV from the exons ATGGGCAACGCTGATTATGTGTACCCTTCCACCAATGAGTACCGTCAATGTGCTCACCCAGTGGCGGTTCCTCCGCCACAACCATTCTTCAAGTCATTCAAAAACTCTCTCAAGGAGACGTTTTTCCCAGATGACCCACTTCGACAATTCAAGAACAAAACACCCTCTCGGAAGTTTTTTCTGGGACTGCAATATTTCTTGCCCATTCTTGAATGGGGTCCTCGTTACACCTTCCAGTTCTTGAAATCTGACCTCATTTCGGGGATCACCATAGCCAGTCTTGCTATCCCTCAGGGTATTAGCTATGCAAAGCTAGCTAACTTGCCGCCTATACTCGGCCTAT ATTCAAGCTTTATTCCACCACTGATTTATGCGATGATGGGAAGTTCAAGAGATTTGGCAGTAGGGACTGTTGCAGTTGCATCACTTCTCATAGGTTCTATGTTGGGGGACGAAGTAAACGCTACTGAGAATCCTGCGCTTTATCTTCACCTTGCTTTCACAGCAACTTTTTTCGCCGGCCTTCTGCAAGCTTCCTTAGGCCTCTTAAG GCTAGGGTTTATAGTGGATTTCCTTTCACATGCGACGATAGTAGGGTTCATGGGAGGAGCAGCCACCGTAGTGATATTGCAACAGCTAAAGGGAATTCTGGGACTTCAACACTTCACTCAATCTACTGATATTATCTCCGTCTTGCGCTCAGTGTTTTCCCAGATTCATGAg TGGAGATGGGAGAGTGGTGTGCTGGGCgctattttccttttcttcctccTCCTCAGCAGATACTTC AGTAAAAAACGACCCAAATTCTTCTGGATATCAGCAATGGCACCTTTGACAACGGTCATTCTTGGAAGTCTACTCGTTTACTTGACCCATGCTGAAAAACACGGTGTTGATGTG ATTGGAAACTTGAAGAAAGGGTTGAATCCACCTTCTTTTGGGGATTTCGTATTTACCTCTCCCTATTTTACAACAGCTGTGAAGACTGGCATGATCACTGGCATCATTGCTCTTGCT GAAGGAATAGCAGTGGGGAGAAGCTTTGCAATGTTCAAGAACTACAACATTGATGGGAACAAAGAAATGGTAGCCATTGGGACCATGAACATTGTTGGTTCTTGCTTTTCTTGCTATCTCACAACGG GGCCATTCTCTCGATCAGCTGTTAACTTCAATGCGGGATGTAAAACAGCAATGTCGAACGTTGTAATGGCCATTGCAGTTATGTTCACATTGCTGTTCTTAACACCATTGTTCCATTACACTCCCCTCGTAGTGTTGTCTGCAATTATAATCTCTGCAATGCTTGGCCTCATTGATTACGAGGCTGCAATTCATCTTTGGAAAGTCGATAAATTCGATTTCGTTGTGTGTATGGGTGCATATATCGGTGTTGTTTTCGCGAGTGTGGAGGTCGGATTAGTCATAGCG GTTGCTATCTCTGTTCTGAGATTGCTGCTGTTTGTTGCGAGACCGAAGACCTTCATTCTTGGAAACCTTCCGAATTCAACCATCTATAGGAGTGTTGAGCAATATCCAACTACAAACGATGTTCCTGGGATTCTTATACTTCAAATAGATGCTCCAATTTACTTTGCTAATTCAAGCTACTTAAGAGAAAG GATCTCAAGGTGGATTGATGAAGAGGAAGACAAGTTGAAATCTACAGGGGAAACTAGCTTACAGTATGTTATATTTAATATGAGTG CTGTTGGTAACATTGATACCAGTGGAATAAGCATGCTCGAAGAAGTGAAGAAAATAACTGATAGAAGGGGGCTCAAG CTTGTGTTGGCCAACCCAGGAGCTGAAGTGATGAAGAAACTGAACAAATCGAAGTTCATAGAGACAATAGGTAAAGAATGGATATACTTGACAGTAGGAGAAGCTGTTGAAGCCTGCAATTACAAGCTTCATACATGCAAACCAGACGCCACCACTGAGGACTCGCAACCATGGAACAACGTCTAA